The following proteins come from a genomic window of Bacteroidetes Order II. bacterium:
- a CDS encoding carbon-nitrogen hydrolase family protein has translation MYPNNARIGVVQWSMHASSEIATIKKRIAYFVRSVASYQADFVVFPEFFVAPLMAPYFHLTAAQAARELASHSDEILDWFRELAQKHQINIITGSMPVLEQSALLNRGYVCHRDGRVEHYDKIHVTPDEAATWGMTGGETFRTFETDCGRIGVLICYDVEFPELSRLLVTEGMQILFVPFLTDVASGYRRVRYCAQARAIENECYVVISGCVGLAEDVHNLETHFAASAVFTPCDFAFPANGIMTEATPNIEMHLVTEVDFTLLQSLHESGSVRNLKDRRTNLYEVLDKRR, from the coding sequence TTGTATCCGAACAATGCCCGAATAGGGGTAGTGCAATGGAGTATGCACGCCTCGTCAGAAATAGCTACCATCAAAAAACGCATCGCCTATTTTGTGCGGTCGGTGGCTTCGTATCAAGCCGATTTTGTGGTTTTTCCGGAGTTCTTTGTGGCCCCGCTGATGGCACCGTATTTCCACCTTACTGCTGCACAAGCCGCCCGCGAATTGGCCTCGCACTCCGACGAGATACTGGATTGGTTTCGTGAGTTGGCCCAAAAACACCAGATCAACATTATCACAGGAAGCATGCCCGTCCTTGAACAGAGCGCCTTGTTGAACCGAGGCTACGTTTGCCACCGCGACGGACGGGTGGAGCATTACGATAAAATCCACGTCACTCCAGATGAGGCTGCAACATGGGGCATGACGGGTGGAGAAACCTTCCGAACTTTCGAGACCGATTGCGGACGCATCGGCGTGCTAATTTGCTACGATGTGGAGTTTCCAGAACTGAGCCGGTTGCTCGTCACCGAGGGGATGCAAATCCTGTTTGTGCCCTTCTTAACCGATGTGGCCAGTGGCTACCGGCGGGTGCGGTATTGTGCCCAAGCGCGGGCCATCGAGAACGAATGCTATGTTGTGATTTCGGGCTGTGTGGGTTTGGCCGAGGATGTCCATAATCTGGAAACGCACTTTGCGGCTTCAGCAGTTTTTACCCCGTGTGACTTTGCATTTCCGGCCAATGGCATTATGACGGAAGCCACGCCCAACATAGAAATGCACTTGGTTACGGAGGTGGATTTTACGTTGCTACAAAGCCTGCATGAGTCCGGCAGTGTCCGAAACCTGAAAGACCGCCGAACCAACCTGTATGAAGTATTGGACAAACGAAGATGA
- a CDS encoding amidase gives MTFEEYRQYDALGLAELVRTKAVHPTELLETALARLVEVNPKLNAVIDLFPDRARQHLAKIRPDTPFSGVPFLIKDLLIELSGTSYRMGSRVMGDYRSPKNSWAANILEEAGFSIFGKTNLPELGLTVTTEPERFGATRNPWSLEHSAGGSSGGSAVAVASGIVPMASGGDGGGSIRIPAANCHVFGMKPSRGRISFAPLHGEIWNGAVVDGCLSRSVRDSAAYLDLFSRRVSGEPYLIPLPKKPYRVEAETTPPPMRIAYFSRHPFGEAHPDVVHIMNEVIVRLQALGHTVEEVALPYDQTVFSELQTYLVATETAADLNRIGKERGKAVKPHEMEPSTYLLASIGRKLSAAKFVESKRQWNDLSRKMGELHTQFPVLLTPVLSQSPAKLGALSPTSFEETAVRLLNRLGLSHLIRYGNTLEKMAKKLFSYTPYTPIANLTGQPAMSVPAGFSPSGLPIGCMFTAAIGDEATLFRLAGQWEHVHPWFQVHPPELTT, from the coding sequence ATGACCTTTGAAGAATACCGCCAATACGATGCACTGGGCCTTGCTGAATTGGTTCGGACGAAGGCCGTCCATCCAACCGAATTGCTAGAAACCGCATTGGCCCGCTTGGTGGAAGTTAACCCAAAACTCAATGCTGTGATTGACCTCTTTCCGGATCGGGCGCGGCAGCACCTGGCCAAAATCCGGCCAGATACGCCGTTTTCAGGCGTGCCTTTCTTGATCAAAGACCTCTTGATCGAACTTTCCGGCACGTCCTACCGGATGGGAAGCCGCGTAATGGGCGATTATCGGTCACCAAAAAATAGTTGGGCAGCCAATATCTTGGAAGAAGCGGGGTTTTCGATCTTCGGAAAGACCAATCTGCCAGAACTGGGGCTAACGGTCACGACCGAGCCAGAGCGTTTTGGAGCCACACGCAACCCGTGGAGCCTCGAACACTCGGCAGGCGGCTCCAGTGGCGGATCGGCGGTGGCGGTGGCTTCTGGTATCGTGCCGATGGCTTCTGGTGGCGATGGCGGTGGCTCCATTCGCATTCCAGCCGCCAATTGCCATGTTTTTGGGATGAAACCCTCGCGTGGCCGGATTTCGTTTGCGCCGCTACACGGGGAAATATGGAATGGTGCCGTGGTGGATGGTTGCCTCTCGCGGTCGGTACGCGATAGTGCTGCATACTTAGACTTGTTTTCACGTCGGGTTTCAGGGGAGCCATACCTCATTCCGCTACCGAAAAAACCCTATCGAGTAGAGGCCGAGACCACGCCGCCGCCTATGCGGATTGCTTATTTTTCTCGGCACCCATTCGGTGAGGCACATCCAGATGTGGTACACATCATGAACGAGGTCATTGTTCGGTTGCAAGCCCTTGGGCACACCGTCGAGGAAGTAGCATTGCCCTATGACCAAACGGTTTTTTCAGAATTACAAACCTATTTGGTGGCCACCGAAACGGCTGCCGACCTGAATAGGATAGGCAAAGAGCGCGGAAAAGCCGTAAAACCGCACGAAATGGAACCCAGTACCTACTTATTGGCCAGCATTGGGCGGAAACTCTCTGCCGCCAAATTTGTGGAATCCAAACGGCAATGGAACGATTTGTCCCGAAAAATGGGTGAACTCCATACCCAATTTCCGGTATTGCTTACGCCCGTTCTTTCACAATCTCCGGCCAAATTGGGGGCTTTATCGCCAACCTCTTTCGAGGAAACGGCTGTCCGCCTCTTGAATCGTCTCGGTCTCTCGCACCTTATCCGATATGGAAACACATTAGAGAAAATGGCCAAAAAACTCTTTAGCTATACTCCCTATACGCCCATTGCCAACCTGACAGGCCAGCCCGCTATGTCGGTTCCTGCCGGATTTTCGCCGTCTGGCTTGCCCATTGGTTGTATGTTCACCGCAGCCATCGGCGACGAAGCTACGTTGTTCCGCCTGGCAGGGCAATGGGAGCACGTTCATCCATGGTTTCAGGTCCATCCACCAGAATTGACTACATAG
- a CDS encoding TIGR04283 family arsenosugar biosynthesis glycosyltransferase, whose amino-acid sequence MQDFPLHITVIIPTLDEEEHLLHTLESVRRQSPPFRIIVADGGSLDATRTLAEPVATVLQAPKGRGIQMHTATQAAGKTDVFLFLHADTVLPPSAFEDIRQSLENPIFMAGCFRLQFDENGLLMRFYGFCTHLRIRRMVFGDRAIFVRKSAYEQVGGFSNEPLLEDALLVRALRKSGRWAFLHTRVTTSARRFRAHGLLRQQIRNVALYVGFLCGLSPSFLARWYR is encoded by the coding sequence ATGCAGGACTTCCCGCTTCATATTACAGTGATCATCCCAACCTTAGACGAAGAAGAACACTTGCTGCATACCTTGGAATCCGTGCGCCGCCAATCACCACCATTCCGGATTATCGTGGCTGATGGTGGATCGCTAGATGCCACACGGACATTAGCCGAGCCTGTCGCAACGGTACTTCAAGCCCCCAAAGGGAGGGGTATCCAAATGCACACGGCCACACAAGCGGCGGGCAAGACGGATGTTTTTTTGTTCCTCCATGCCGATACCGTTTTGCCTCCAAGTGCTTTCGAGGACATTCGACAAAGTCTTGAAAATCCAATATTTATGGCCGGATGTTTTAGGTTGCAGTTTGATGAAAATGGACTATTGATGCGTTTTTATGGTTTTTGTACCCACCTCCGTATTCGAAGAATGGTTTTTGGGGATCGTGCCATTTTTGTGCGGAAATCGGCTTATGAACAAGTGGGAGGCTTCTCTAATGAGCCTTTATTAGAGGATGCACTCTTGGTACGCGCCCTCCGTAAGTCGGGGCGTTGGGCTTTTCTACACACGCGGGTTACCACCTCCGCACGGCGCTTCCGGGCACATGGTTTGCTCCGGCAACAGATCAGGAATGTGGCCTTATATGTGGGTTTTTTGTGTGGATTATCACCGTCCTTTTTGGCGCGGTGGTATCGGTAA